A segment of the Paracoccus suum genome:
CAGTTCGATGTCCTGGCACGCGACCTTTCCGGTCGGCACCTTCGTGCCGCCGCATATCCACCCGACGCAGGACGAGTTCCTGTACATCCTCGACGGCCGGTTCGACTTCTGGCTGGACGGGGTCGAGACCTCGGCGACGCCCGGCGATCTCGTGCGCCTGCCGATGGGCATTCCGCACGGCATCTTCAACAAGACGGACAGCACGGTGAAGTGCCTCTTCTGGGTCTCGCCCACGCGGCGGCTCTATGACCTGTTCTGGGCACTCCACGCGCTGGGGCCGACGCCGAACCCGGCCGATGTGGTCGCCGTCTCGGCCCGGCACGAGGTCGACTTCCTGCCGCCGCCCGAGGCCGCCTGACATGCATGTCCTGATCGCCGGCGCCGGCATTGGCGGATTGACCACGGCGCTGATGCTGCACGCGCGCGGCATCCGCGTCACGCTGTGCGAGCAGACCGAGACGGTTCGCGAGGTCGGCGTCGGCATCAACATCCTTCCCCATGCCATCCGCGAGCTGGACGCGCTGGGCCTGTCTCCGGCGCTGGATCGGATCGGCATCCGCACCCGGCACCTGGGCTATTACACCCGCGCCGGCCAGTTGGTGTGGGAGGAACTGCGCGGCACCCATGCCGGGCACGAGTTTCCGCAATACTCGATCCATCGCGGCCGGCTGCAAAAGCTGCTGCTGGATGCGGTGCTGGAACGGCTGGGGCCGGGCGCGGTGCGCACCGGCCGGAGGCTGACCGGGCATGTGCAGGACGAGGGCGGCGTGACCGCGTGGTTCGCCGACACCATCGACGGCGCTGCCGGCGAGGGGATGCGCGGCGACGTGCTGATCTGCGCCGACGGCATCCATTCGGCCGGCCGCCGCGGCTTTTACCCGTCCGAGGGGCCGCCGTCCTGGAACGGGGTTGTCATGTGGCGCGGCGCGACCATGTGGGCGCCGTGGCGTGATGGCGTCAGCATGGCGATCGGCGGCGGGCTTGCGGGCA
Coding sequences within it:
- a CDS encoding cupin domain-containing protein, which codes for MTAGITPMSEGLAGTAWNILGQTYVPKHVTPSSMSWHATFPVGTFVPPHIHPTQDEFLYILDGRFDFWLDGVETSATPGDLVRLPMGIPHGIFNKTDSTVKCLFWVSPTRRLYDLFWALHALGPTPNPADVVAVSARHEVDFLPPPEAA
- a CDS encoding flavin-dependent oxidoreductase; amino-acid sequence: MHVLIAGAGIGGLTTALMLHARGIRVTLCEQTETVREVGVGINILPHAIRELDALGLSPALDRIGIRTRHLGYYTRAGQLVWEELRGTHAGHEFPQYSIHRGRLQKLLLDAVLERLGPGAVRTGRRLTGHVQDEGGVTAWFADTIDGAAGEGMRGDVLICADGIHSAGRRGFYPSEGPPSWNGVVMWRGATMWAPWRDGVSMAIGGGLAGKFVLYPVSPPEADGRQLMNWVVNVRIKDPAISPPPPDNWSRRASKSLVLPHALRFALPDVDIEALVRATPEVFEYPMADRDPLPRWSFGRVTLLGDAAHPMYPVGSNGASQAMLDARCLADRLATAEHPRAALWAYDAERRPMTAQVVLMNRKGGPEGVIDEVEKRAPAGFTDLDAVMTPAEREAWVRGYATTAGFQQVRRQA